A genomic window from Punica granatum isolate Tunisia-2019 chromosome 2, ASM765513v2, whole genome shotgun sequence includes:
- the LOC116196642 gene encoding nucleolar complex protein 2 homolog isoform X1 translates to MGKLGKKARKFAKKNLQSVLKRRRKIKSMIKRKASKREGRGHPEDEERDTREQPKERNFEDQDILDIPLEDVFGRDGIDEDEDDSDSDGYLSEESDGCAEGDQNGTCLEDNKSMTALSAQSNDIYSELAKKKSRLEKLKRKDPEFSKFLDNYEKSLDQFRDDEVYSGDDTSNDGMEEVEEDTSKPRKIKLLTMPTIDAWCQQVIEKQSVPALTSLLNAYQAASHCRTESSHFSRVASIYEIPNGECFARILFFMLREGNKIFRGLLGIPCSSCKKETILDLRSTQKWKNLKPLIKSFLRSTLFILGEITDSGILDFALKQLRDAIIFFAAFPSLLHRLMKVSIHLWATGKGSLSSQSFLIIRVVASTFGSDWFDTCLIKMYKTFIAHSKFIEPGLRKHMEYLRNSIVELCSLDVHKSSGKALVSIKHLAKILQLALRTKKKEALKKVFSWQYTNCVHLWVTFTSENSSDYDLQALLFIIVQIINGMAGLFLGPRYLPLRIKCIQWLNTLSHSSGIFIPVASFALDILEYRVGKVGGKRAKDFKFLSSVKLPKYWLKSQDFQEQCVFSSIELLCVHFDQWCHHISFPELATAPLIRLRKFCGTTTAETFNRSVKRFIDQVEQNIDFVRKKRDEVAFSPKDDQAVETFLQLERSNANISYRQYYRNVIQKAVSHGLLMNERSSSMEKKKLPKERRQLQNRTDVAIMDGELENGDGGKVGKKRKT, encoded by the exons ATGGGGAAGCTGGGGAAGAAGGCGAGGAAGTTCGCCAAGAAGAACCTGCAGTCCGTGCTgaaaaggaggaggaagatTAAGTCCATGATCAAAAGGAAAGCCTCCAAGA GAGAGGGGCGGGGTCATCCTGAAGATGAAGAAAGGGACACTAGAGAACAGCCAAAAGAAAG GAATTTCGAGGATCAAGACATTTTAGACATTCCGCTTGAGGATGTATTTGGCAGAGATGGTATCGATGAGGATGAAGATGATTCAGATAGCGATGGTTACCTCTCAGAG GAAAGCGACGGATGTGCAGAAGGTGATCAAAATGGGACTTGTCTTGAAG ATAACAAGAGCATGACAGCTTTGTCGGCACAGAGCAATGATATTTATTCTGAGCTCGCAAAGAAGAAGAGCAGGTTGGAGAAGTTAAAGAGGAAG GATcctgaattttctaaattccTGGACAACTACGAGAAGAGCCTTGATCAGTTCAGAGATGACGAAGTC TACTCTGGTGATGATACGAGTAATGATGGTATGGAAGAAGTTGAAGAGGACACCTCTAAACCAAGAAAGATCAAATTGTTGACGATGCCAACAATTGATGCCTGGTGTCAACAAGTTATTGAGAAGCAAAGTGTGCCTGCTCTAACTAGCCTATTGAACGCTTATCAGGCTGCATCCCACTGCAGAACTGAGTCGTCTCATTTTTCACGAGTGGCCTCCATATACGAAATCCCAAATGGTGAATGTTTCGCTAGAATATTATTCTTTATGCTTCGTGAAGGCAATAAGATATTCCGCGGGCTACTAGGAATACCATGTTCCAGTTGCAAGAAGGAGACCATCTTGGATCTGAGAAGCACCCAAAAGTGGAAAAATCTAAAGCCCTTGATCAAGTCTTTCCTGCGGAGCACTTTGTTTATCCTTGGTGAAATCACGGACTCAGGCATATTGGATTTTGCCCTCAAACAACTCAGAGATGCTATAATCTTTTTTGCTGCCTTCCCTTCTCTGCTGCATCGACTGATGAAG gtaTCAATTCACTTGTGGGCCACAGGCAAAGGGTCTCTATCCTCCCAGTCGTTTCTCATTATTCGTGTTGTTGCCTCTACTTTCGGCTCGGATTGGTTCGACACCTGCCTAATTAAAATGTACAAGACCTTCATTGCCCATAGCAAGTTCATAGAACCAGGATTGCGTAAACACATGGAGTACCTTAGAAACTCCATTGTCGAGCTATGCTCTCTAGATGTCCACAAGTCATCAGGCAAGGCGCTGGTCTCCATCAAGCATCTTGCTAAGATACTGCAACTTGCTCTGAGAACAAAGAAGAAG GAAGCATTGAAAAAAGTATTCAGTTGGCAGTATACGAACTGTGTTCACCTCTGGGTCACATTTACTTCGGAAAATAGCTCCGATTATGATCTTCAGGCACTGCTGTTCATTATCGTTCAGATtataaatgggatggccggtCTGTTTCTTGGACCAAGATATCTGCCTCTGAGAATCAAGTGTATTCAGTGGCTAAATACTTTATCCCATTCTAGTGGGATTTTTATTCCTGTTGCATCATTTGCACTGGATATCTTGGAATACAGGGTTGGGAAGGTGGGCGGAAAGCGTGCAAAGGACTTCAAATTTTTGTCCTCTGTGAAG TTGCCAAAGTATTGGCTAAAATCTCAAGACTTCCAAGAACAGTGTGTCTTCTCTTCCATTGAGTTGCTCTGCGTGCACTTTGATCAATGGTGCCACCACATATCCTTTCCCGAGCTTGCAACTGCCCCACTTATCCGTTTGAGGAAGTTTTGCGGGACGACCACTGCAGAGACTTTTAATCGCTCAGTGAAGCGTTTCATTGATCAG GTGGAGCAGAATATCGATTTTGTGCGGAAGAAGAGAGACGAGGTGGCCTTCTCGCCCAAAGATGATCAAGCTGTCGAAACATTTCTCCAG CTCGAGAGGTCGAATGCGAACATTTCATATAGGCAGTATTACCGCAATGTCATACAAAAGGCTGTCTCGCATGGTTTGCTCATGAATGAGAGGTCAAG TtcgatggaaaagaaaaaactgcCGAAAGAAAGGCGGCAGCTTCAGAATCGCACCGACGTTGCGATCATGGATGGCGAACTAGAAAATGGGGATGGCGGAAAGGTagggaagaaaaggaagacaTGA
- the LOC116196642 gene encoding nucleolar complex protein 2 homolog isoform X2, which translates to MGKLGKKARKFAKKNLQSVLKRRRKIKSMIKRKASKREGRGHPEDEERDTREQPKERNFEDQDILDIPLEDVFGRDGIDEDEDDSDSDGYLSEESDGCAEGDQNGTCLEDNKSMTALSAQSNDIYSELAKKKSRLEKLKRKDPEFSKFLDNYEKSLDQFRDDEVYSGDDTSNDGMEEVEEDTSKPRKIKLLTMPTIDAWCQQVIEKQSVPALTSLLNAYQAASHCRTESSHFSRVASIYEIPNGECFARILFFMLREGNKIFRGLLGIPCSSCKKETILDLRSTQKWKNLKPLIKSFLRSTLFILGEITDSGILDFALKQLRDAIIFFAAFPSLLHRLMKVSIHLWATGKGSLSSQSFLIIRVVASTFGSDWFDTCLIKMYKTFIAHSKFIEPGLRKHMEYLRNSIVELCSLDVHKSSGKALVSIKHLAKILQLALRTKKKEALKKVFSWQYTNCVHLWVTFTSENSSDYDLQALLFIIVQIINGMAGLFLGPRYLPLRIKCIQWLNTLSHSSGIFIPVASFALDILEYRVGKVGGKRAKDFKFLSSVKLPKYWLKSQDFQEQCVFSSIELLCVHFDQWCHHISFPELATAPLIRLRKFCGTTTAETFNRSVKRFIDQVEQNIDFVRKKRDEVAFSPKDDQAVETFLQLERSNANISYRQYYRNVIQKAVSHGLLMNESSMEKKKLPKERRQLQNRTDVAIMDGELENGDGGKVGKKRKT; encoded by the exons ATGGGGAAGCTGGGGAAGAAGGCGAGGAAGTTCGCCAAGAAGAACCTGCAGTCCGTGCTgaaaaggaggaggaagatTAAGTCCATGATCAAAAGGAAAGCCTCCAAGA GAGAGGGGCGGGGTCATCCTGAAGATGAAGAAAGGGACACTAGAGAACAGCCAAAAGAAAG GAATTTCGAGGATCAAGACATTTTAGACATTCCGCTTGAGGATGTATTTGGCAGAGATGGTATCGATGAGGATGAAGATGATTCAGATAGCGATGGTTACCTCTCAGAG GAAAGCGACGGATGTGCAGAAGGTGATCAAAATGGGACTTGTCTTGAAG ATAACAAGAGCATGACAGCTTTGTCGGCACAGAGCAATGATATTTATTCTGAGCTCGCAAAGAAGAAGAGCAGGTTGGAGAAGTTAAAGAGGAAG GATcctgaattttctaaattccTGGACAACTACGAGAAGAGCCTTGATCAGTTCAGAGATGACGAAGTC TACTCTGGTGATGATACGAGTAATGATGGTATGGAAGAAGTTGAAGAGGACACCTCTAAACCAAGAAAGATCAAATTGTTGACGATGCCAACAATTGATGCCTGGTGTCAACAAGTTATTGAGAAGCAAAGTGTGCCTGCTCTAACTAGCCTATTGAACGCTTATCAGGCTGCATCCCACTGCAGAACTGAGTCGTCTCATTTTTCACGAGTGGCCTCCATATACGAAATCCCAAATGGTGAATGTTTCGCTAGAATATTATTCTTTATGCTTCGTGAAGGCAATAAGATATTCCGCGGGCTACTAGGAATACCATGTTCCAGTTGCAAGAAGGAGACCATCTTGGATCTGAGAAGCACCCAAAAGTGGAAAAATCTAAAGCCCTTGATCAAGTCTTTCCTGCGGAGCACTTTGTTTATCCTTGGTGAAATCACGGACTCAGGCATATTGGATTTTGCCCTCAAACAACTCAGAGATGCTATAATCTTTTTTGCTGCCTTCCCTTCTCTGCTGCATCGACTGATGAAG gtaTCAATTCACTTGTGGGCCACAGGCAAAGGGTCTCTATCCTCCCAGTCGTTTCTCATTATTCGTGTTGTTGCCTCTACTTTCGGCTCGGATTGGTTCGACACCTGCCTAATTAAAATGTACAAGACCTTCATTGCCCATAGCAAGTTCATAGAACCAGGATTGCGTAAACACATGGAGTACCTTAGAAACTCCATTGTCGAGCTATGCTCTCTAGATGTCCACAAGTCATCAGGCAAGGCGCTGGTCTCCATCAAGCATCTTGCTAAGATACTGCAACTTGCTCTGAGAACAAAGAAGAAG GAAGCATTGAAAAAAGTATTCAGTTGGCAGTATACGAACTGTGTTCACCTCTGGGTCACATTTACTTCGGAAAATAGCTCCGATTATGATCTTCAGGCACTGCTGTTCATTATCGTTCAGATtataaatgggatggccggtCTGTTTCTTGGACCAAGATATCTGCCTCTGAGAATCAAGTGTATTCAGTGGCTAAATACTTTATCCCATTCTAGTGGGATTTTTATTCCTGTTGCATCATTTGCACTGGATATCTTGGAATACAGGGTTGGGAAGGTGGGCGGAAAGCGTGCAAAGGACTTCAAATTTTTGTCCTCTGTGAAG TTGCCAAAGTATTGGCTAAAATCTCAAGACTTCCAAGAACAGTGTGTCTTCTCTTCCATTGAGTTGCTCTGCGTGCACTTTGATCAATGGTGCCACCACATATCCTTTCCCGAGCTTGCAACTGCCCCACTTATCCGTTTGAGGAAGTTTTGCGGGACGACCACTGCAGAGACTTTTAATCGCTCAGTGAAGCGTTTCATTGATCAG GTGGAGCAGAATATCGATTTTGTGCGGAAGAAGAGAGACGAGGTGGCCTTCTCGCCCAAAGATGATCAAGCTGTCGAAACATTTCTCCAG CTCGAGAGGTCGAATGCGAACATTTCATATAGGCAGTATTACCGCAATGTCATACAAAAGGCTGTCTCGCATGGTTTGCTCATGAATGAGAG TtcgatggaaaagaaaaaactgcCGAAAGAAAGGCGGCAGCTTCAGAATCGCACCGACGTTGCGATCATGGATGGCGAACTAGAAAATGGGGATGGCGGAAAGGTagggaagaaaaggaagacaTGA
- the LOC116196644 gene encoding protein IQ-DOMAIN 1, with amino-acid sequence MGRKGNWFSAVRKALGTEPKEKKDQSSRKSKKKWFRKNKAPDPVIPSGETAVAIQGQGTVQGAKLAEAKNEQSKHAYTVAIATAAAAEAAAAVAAHAAAEVVRLTAAPRYMGKSKEEIAAIKIQTAFRGYLARRALRALRGLVRLKTLVEGPSVKRQAATALRCMQTISRVQSQIHARRIRMSEENQALQRQLLRKSEKELEKLKMGEEWDDSTQSKERIEANLISKQEASIKRERALAYAYTHQQSWRNPSKSLNPTFMDPSNPHWGWSWLERWMAARPWESRQYNGRSYSFRELNLDNRPSPSTAMKSARPPSHHQSPSTPPSKAPSLSSITGKGKPSSSKGSIWDYDSRSMLSAQSERYIRRHSIAGGSGGPSSVRDDDSLSSLASVPSYMAPTQSAKAKSRLPSPLGINGTPPEKGSAGSAKKRLSFTGSPAAVGMRRHSGPPRIDSSSIKEVRVHMEEKPVNEEQR; translated from the exons ATGGGGAGGAAAGGGAACTGGTTCTCTGCAGTGAGGAAAGCTTTGGGCACTGAAcccaaggaaaagaaagatcaG AGTTCACGTAAATCCAAGAAGAAATGGTTTCGAAAGAACAAGGCCCCAGATCCGGTCATTCCGTCCGGAGAAACTGCTGTGGCTATTCAAGGACAGGGCACTGTACAAGGTGCTAAATTGGCAGAAGCCAAGAATGAGCAGAGCAAGCACGCGTACACTGTGGCCATTGCCACTGCTGCAGCGGCCgaggctgctgctgctgttgctgcaCATGCTGCTGCGGAGGTTGTCCGCCTCACAGCAGCTCCACGTTATATGGGGAAATCAAAGGAGGAAATAGCtgcaataaaaattcaaacagCATTCAGAGGGTACTTG GCCAGGAGGGCTTTAAGGGCTCTGAGAGGGCTAGTAAGGTTAAAGACATTGGTGGAAGGACCATCTGTTAAGCGACAAGCTGCTACAGCATTACGATGCATGCAGACTATATCTCGTGTGCAGTCGCAGATTCATGCGAGGAGGATCAGAATGTCCGAAGAGAATCAGGCTCTCCAGAGGCAGCTCCTAAGGAAAAGCGAGAAAGAGCTCGAGAAGCTGAAA ATGGGAGAAGAATGGGATGATAGCACGCAATCAAAGGAACGGATTGAAGCTAACTTGATAAGCAAACAAGAAGCCTCCATTAAGAGAGAACGGGCTTTGGCCTATGCCTACACTCATCAG CAATCCTGGAGGAATCCTTCTAAGTCACTGAATCCGACATTCATGGACCCAAGCAACCCTCACTGGGGATGGAGTTGGTTGGAGAGGTGGATGGCTGCTCGCCCATGGGAGAGTCGCCAGTACAATGGCCGATCCTACTCCTTTCGGGAGCTCAACCTTGACAATCGGCCTTCCCCGTCCACAGCCATGAAGTCAGCCCGACCTCCAAGCCACCACCAGTCCCCTTCAACTCCTCCTTCCAAGGCACCGTCCCTTTCTTCAATCACCGGGAAAGGAAAGCCCTCTAGCTCGAAAGGGAGCATTTGGGACTATGACTCGAGGAGCATGTTAAGTGCCCAGTCGGAGCGGTATATTAGGAGGCACAGCATTGCTGGTGGCAGTGGTGGGCCCTCGTCTGTGCGAGATGACGATAGCCTATCAAGCTTGGCTTCTGTCCCAAGTTACATGGCCCCAACACAGTCCGCAAAAGCTAAGTCCCGACTTCCCAGTCCTTTAGGAATTAATGGCACACCGCCTGAGAAGGGATCAGCGGGCTCCGCAAAGAAGAGGCTGTCGTTCACGG
- the LOC116196647 gene encoding elongation factor 1-alpha-like → MGKEKVHINIVVIGHVDSGKSTTTGHLIYKLGGIDKRVIERFEKEAAEMNKRSFKYAWVLDKLKAERERGITIDIALWKFETTKYYCTVIDAPGHRDFIKNMITGTSQADCAVLIIDSTTGGFEAGISKDGQTREHALLAFTLGVKQMICCCNKMDATTPKYSKARYDEIVKEVSSYLKKVGYNPDKIPFVPISGFEGDNMIERSTNLDWYKGPTLLEALDQINEPKRPSDKPLRLPLQDVYKIGGIGTVPVGRVETGVLKPGMVVTFGPSGLTTEVKSVEMHHEALQEALPGDNVGFNVKNVAVKDLKRGFVASNSKDDPAKEAANFTSQVIIMNHPGQIGNGYAPVLDCHTSHIAVKFAELLTKIDRRSGKELEKEPKFLKNGDAGMIKMIPTKPMVVETFSAYPPLGRFAVRDMRQTVAVGVIKSVEKKDPSGAKVTKSAAKKGGK, encoded by the exons ATGGGTAAGGAGAAGGTTCACATCAACATTGTGGTCATCGGCCACGTCGACTCTGGTAAGTCGACCACCACGGGCCACTTGATCTACAAGCTTGGAGGTATTGACAAGCGTGTGATTGAGAGGTTCGAGAAGGAAGCTGCTGAGATGAACAAGAGGTCCTTCAAGTACGCATGGGTGCTTGACAAGCTGAAGGCCGAGCGCGAGCGCGGTATCACCATTGATATTGCGCTGTGGAAGTTCGAGACCACCAAGTACTACTGCACCGTCATCGATGCTCCTGGACACCGCGACTTCATCAAGAACATGATTACTGGAACCTCGCAGGCTGACTGTGCTGTGCTTATCATTGACTCCACCACTGGTGGTTTTGAGGCTGGTATCTCCAAGGACGGTCAGACCCGTGAGCACGCACTCCTTGCCTTCACTCTTGGTGTGAAGCAGATGATCTGTTGCTGCAACAAG ATGGACGCCACCACCCCTAAGTACTCGAAGGCCAGGTATGACGAAATTGTGAAGGAAGTCTCTTCATACCTCAAGAAGGTGGGTTACAACCCCGACAAGATTCCCTTCGTGCCCATCTCTGGGTTTGAGGGTGACAACATGATTGAGAGGTCCACCAACCTCGACTGGTACAAGGGCCCCACCCTTCTCGAGGCCTTGGACCAGATCAACGAGCCCAAGAGGCCTTCAGACAAGCCCCTCCGTCTCCCACTTCAGGACGTGTACAAGATTGGCGGTATTGGAACTGTCCCTGTGGGTCGTGTGGAGACTGGTGTCCTCAAGCCTGGTATGGTGGTGACCTTTGGTCCCTCTGGGTTGACCACTGAAGTTAAGTCGGTTGAGATGCACCACGAGGCTCTCCAGGAAGCTCTTCCTGGGGACAATGTGGGCTTCAATGTGAAGAACGTTGCAGTCAAGGATCTGAAGCGTGGTTTTGTTGCCTCGAACTCCAAGGACGATCCTGCTAAGGAGGCTGCTAACTTCACCTCCCAGGTCATCATCATGAACCATCCGGGACAGATTGGCAATGGGTATGCCCCGGTGCTCGACTGCCACACCTCCCACATTGCCGtgaagttcgccgagctgtTGACCAAGATTGACAGGCGGTCCGGCAAGGAGCTCGAGAAGGAGCCCAAGTTCTTGAAGAACGGTGATGCTGGTATGATTAAGATGATTCCCACCAAGCCCATGGTGGTGGAGACCTTCTCAGCGTACCCACCTCTGGGGCGTTTCGCCGTGAGGGACATGAGGCAGACGGTGGCAGTCGGTGTCATCAAGAGCGTGGAGAAGAAGGACCCATCTGGTGCCAAGGTCACCAAGTCGGCAGCCAAGAAGGGTGGCAAGTAA